The following are from one region of the Actinopolyspora halophila DSM 43834 genome:
- the mbhE gene encoding hydrogen gas-evolving membrane-bound hydrogenase subunit E gives MLALVVAHLFVSLVLPGPAGRHTRLAFGAAALPPAAALGWVLAHSRAVLSGAGPVEVVNWAGTLGLGFAFRLDALALVMTLLVSGIGVLVLLYAGWYFERGSGDARRSAPLLLAFAGVMLGLVLADDLLTLYVFWELTTICSFLLVGQSGVTRESRRSSLQALLVTALGGLVMLLGFIVLGEAGGSYRISELAENPPTGAPLSVAAGLILAGALTKSAQLPFHNWLPAAMVAPTPISTYLHAASMVKAGVFLIARLTPVLAGVDFLPGVTAVFGIATMLVAGWRALRENDLKLLLAYGTVSQLGFMTVLAGSESYTGSLAVATMLLAHGTFKATLFLATGIVDHQAGTRDIRELSGVGGRLPWVTTVSVMAAMSMAGLPPMVGFVAKETAFETFLGGGAEAAVEVGLVLGSMLTVAYSARMLWGAFAVKPGVRRNEVDPTPAALWIPTAVTALGCLALGVGYPLTDALTSAYAERIAGHEGEYHLGLWHGFTPPLVFSVLTLLGGLTLFALNTRLNRKRELLPVGMSAQRGYERVMGSLERVAVGVTGRIQVGSLPTYLAIILLTVLVVPGAVLLFRDTPVENLRWWDRALQLPLAVVILIAAAGVAGARKRMTAVLLVGVVGYGIGGMFVLGGGPDLALTQFLVETLTLVAFVLVLRRLPARFTETESSRWVRVPKALLSVGGGVFVGFASLIFSSARDTASEVSVQYLEHAEEGTSATNVVNAIIVDFRAFDTVGEISVLAVTATGVASLVLTARSSRRRRHARSRRDIAATSPGTSSGEQGSEVS, from the coding sequence GTGCTCGCACTGGTGGTTGCACACCTGTTCGTGTCGCTCGTGCTGCCCGGACCGGCCGGTCGGCACACCCGGCTCGCGTTCGGTGCGGCGGCGCTTCCGCCCGCGGCTGCCCTGGGATGGGTGCTCGCCCACTCCCGCGCCGTGCTGTCCGGTGCGGGGCCGGTGGAGGTGGTGAACTGGGCGGGAACGCTCGGCCTGGGGTTCGCTTTCCGCCTGGACGCCCTGGCGTTGGTCATGACCCTGCTGGTCTCGGGAATCGGCGTGCTCGTGCTGCTCTACGCGGGGTGGTACTTCGAGCGGGGAAGCGGCGACGCGAGACGTTCGGCCCCGCTGCTGCTGGCCTTCGCCGGGGTGATGCTCGGGCTGGTACTGGCCGACGACCTGCTCACCCTCTACGTGTTCTGGGAACTGACCACGATCTGCTCGTTCCTGCTCGTCGGGCAGTCCGGTGTGACCAGGGAGTCCCGCAGGTCCTCCCTGCAGGCCCTGCTGGTGACGGCCCTGGGTGGACTCGTGATGCTGCTCGGCTTCATCGTGCTGGGGGAGGCGGGCGGCAGCTACCGCATCTCCGAACTGGCCGAGAACCCGCCCACGGGAGCGCCGCTGTCCGTCGCCGCCGGACTGATCCTGGCCGGGGCCTTGACGAAGTCGGCCCAGCTCCCCTTCCACAACTGGCTGCCCGCCGCGATGGTCGCGCCGACGCCGATCAGTACCTATCTGCACGCGGCTTCCATGGTCAAGGCAGGCGTCTTCCTGATCGCCAGGCTGACACCGGTGCTGGCCGGGGTGGACTTCCTGCCCGGGGTGACGGCCGTGTTCGGGATCGCCACCATGCTCGTGGCCGGGTGGCGCGCCCTGCGGGAGAACGACCTGAAGCTGCTGCTGGCCTACGGCACGGTCAGCCAGCTCGGATTCATGACCGTGCTGGCAGGCTCCGAGAGCTACACCGGCTCGCTGGCCGTTGCCACGATGCTGCTGGCGCACGGCACTTTCAAGGCGACCCTCTTCTTGGCCACCGGCATAGTGGACCACCAGGCAGGCACCAGGGACATCCGTGAACTGTCCGGAGTGGGCGGCAGGCTGCCGTGGGTGACGACCGTGTCCGTGATGGCCGCGATGTCCATGGCCGGGTTGCCACCCATGGTCGGGTTCGTGGCCAAGGAGACGGCTTTCGAGACGTTCCTCGGCGGCGGCGCCGAGGCGGCGGTCGAGGTAGGACTGGTCCTCGGCTCGATGCTGACCGTGGCCTACAGCGCGCGGATGCTGTGGGGAGCGTTCGCGGTCAAACCGGGAGTGCGGCGCAACGAGGTCGACCCCACCCCGGCCGCACTGTGGATACCGACCGCCGTGACGGCACTCGGTTGTCTGGCCCTCGGCGTCGGTTACCCGCTGACCGACGCGCTCACCTCCGCCTACGCCGAACGGATCGCGGGCCACGAGGGGGAGTACCACCTCGGCCTGTGGCACGGCTTCACCCCACCGCTGGTTTTCTCCGTGCTCACACTGCTCGGCGGGCTCACCCTGTTCGCCCTCAACACGAGGCTGAACAGGAAGCGCGAGCTGTTGCCGGTGGGTATGAGCGCGCAGCGCGGTTACGAACGGGTGATGGGCTCACTGGAACGGGTGGCCGTCGGTGTGACGGGGCGTATTCAGGTCGGCTCGCTGCCCACCTACCTCGCGATCATTCTGCTCACCGTGCTGGTCGTTCCCGGGGCGGTGCTGCTGTTCAGGGACACTCCGGTGGAGAACCTCCGCTGGTGGGACAGGGCGCTGCAGCTGCCGCTGGCGGTCGTGATCCTGATAGCGGCGGCCGGGGTCGCCGGGGCGCGGAAGAGGATGACGGCGGTGCTGCTGGTCGGAGTGGTCGGTTACGGCATCGGCGGCATGTTCGTCCTCGGGGGAGGACCCGATCTCGCGCTGACCCAGTTCCTGGTGGAGACGCTGACCCTGGTCGCGTTCGTGCTGGTGCTGCGCAGACTGCCCGCCCGCTTCACCGAGACCGAGTCCTCCCGCTGGGTCCGGGTGCCGAAGGCGCTGCTCTCCGTGGGGGGCGGGGTGTTCGTCGGCTTCGCCTCGCTGATCTTCAGTTCGGCGCGGGACACCGCCTCCGAGGTCAGCGTGCAGTACCTGGAACACGCGGAGGAGGGGACCTCGGCCACCAACGTGGTGAACGCGATCATCGTCGACTTCCGGGCCTTCGACACCGTCGGCGAGATATCCGTCCTCGCGGTCACGGCGACGGGAGTGGCCAGCCTGGTGCTCACCGCACGTTCCTCCCGCAGGAGGAGACACGCCAGGTCCAGACGCGACATCGCCGCGACCTCCCCCGGCACGAGCTCCGGCGAACAGGGATCGGAGGTGTCCTGA
- a CDS encoding MnhB domain-containing protein: MTEHEHREESGGPTSTESWFRSDAPAERWLLSGYSRDSRERTILLELVVRVLFPTVIVFSLYLLFAGHSRSGGGFSGGLVAGQAFVLRYLAGGRLDDSSTFSMRPPVLIGVGLTIAVLMGFLPVLFGGLVLESGTFAFTAPLLGKIKLASNLLLDVGVYLLIIGVVLDLLRTLGSGVEADIAASGEERR; the protein is encoded by the coding sequence ATGACCGAGCACGAGCACCGGGAGGAGTCCGGCGGGCCGACTTCCACGGAATCGTGGTTCCGTTCGGACGCTCCCGCCGAGCGGTGGCTGCTCTCCGGGTACAGCCGCGACTCCAGGGAACGGACCATACTGCTCGAGCTGGTGGTGCGGGTGCTCTTCCCCACCGTGATCGTTTTCTCGCTCTACCTGCTGTTCGCGGGGCACTCCCGCTCGGGGGGCGGGTTCAGCGGCGGCCTGGTCGCCGGGCAGGCCTTCGTGCTCCGCTACCTGGCCGGGGGGCGGCTGGACGACAGCTCCACGTTCTCGATGCGTCCTCCCGTGCTGATCGGAGTGGGACTGACCATAGCGGTGCTGATGGGGTTCCTGCCCGTGTTGTTCGGCGGTCTGGTGCTGGAGAGCGGCACCTTCGCCTTCACCGCGCCGCTGCTGGGCAAGATCAAGCTCGCCAGCAATCTCCTGCTGGACGTCGGGGTCTACCTGTTGATCATCGGTGTGGTGCTGGACCTGCTGCGGACCCTCGGGTCCGGGGTCGAGGCCGACATAGCCGCGAGCGGAGAGGAACGACGATGA
- a CDS encoding Na(+)/H(+) antiporter subunit C → MSSVNLTMAIVLGGLYATGFYLLLQRSLMRVLLGIVILGHGANLLLQQAGGAPAGRPPMLGEAPVQSMSDPLPQAMALTAIVITFALTTFLLALAYRAWQLLGHDEVQDDVEDRRIRRLESELSEGEAAENEQELDSEATR, encoded by the coding sequence ATGAGCAGCGTGAACCTGACGATGGCCATCGTTCTCGGGGGGCTGTACGCGACCGGGTTCTACCTGCTGCTGCAGCGTTCCCTGATGCGCGTCCTGCTCGGGATCGTGATCCTCGGGCACGGGGCGAACCTGCTGCTCCAACAGGCGGGAGGGGCGCCGGCGGGACGTCCCCCGATGCTGGGCGAGGCTCCCGTTCAGTCGATGTCCGACCCGCTTCCGCAGGCCATGGCCCTGACCGCGATCGTCATCACCTTCGCCCTGACCACCTTTCTGCTCGCCCTGGCATACCGGGCCTGGCAGCTGCTCGGCCACGACGAGGTGCAGGACGACGTGGAGGACCGGCGTATCAGGAGGCTGGAAAGCGAGCTGTCCGAGGGAGAGGCCGCGGAGAACGAGCAGGAGCTGGATTCGGAGGCAACCCGGTGA
- a CDS encoding Na+/H+ antiporter subunit D has product MSVLVAIPVLLPLGAAGLSMAFGRFADVQRWLGLLVLGVIVVDATVLLHIADTRAPLVLHLGGWAAPVGIALVADRLAALLLLVSVVVMFAVLLYSIGQRITDYGRGTSSTTFHPIYLVLCAGVSLAYLTGDLFNLFVAFEIMLAASYVLITRRTTANRVRAGMTYTIVSLSSSVLFLTLIGLVYSATGTVNLADLAAETEKLPRALSTALALLMVIVFGVKSAMVPLHFWLPDSYPNAPAPITAIFAALLTKVGIYAMIRTQILVFDRGPSWRLMLVLALATMLVGALGALAQNDLNRLLSFLLVSHIGFMLFGLGVYDVAGLTGVILYIVHHITVQAALFLVSGLVTRYTGTVALSRMGGLVRISPLVAVLFALPALSLAGVPPFSGFVAKLALLQSGVGVGTGWAYVAAAGAVLTSLLTLYAVARVWTRVFWGRTRLPEGDPDPTDELVVGTGDTSRAMVHATGMLVCVTVLVAVLAGPLAAVSERAAEDLISGEAYRTAVLEGGGIGG; this is encoded by the coding sequence GTGAGTGTGCTGGTCGCGATCCCGGTGCTGCTTCCGCTGGGAGCGGCCGGACTCTCGATGGCGTTCGGACGTTTCGCGGACGTGCAGCGCTGGCTCGGTCTGCTGGTGCTCGGCGTGATCGTGGTGGACGCGACAGTGCTGCTCCACATCGCGGATACGCGCGCCCCGCTCGTGCTGCACCTCGGCGGCTGGGCGGCTCCCGTGGGCATCGCTCTCGTGGCCGACAGGCTGGCCGCGTTGCTGTTGCTGGTCAGCGTGGTCGTGATGTTCGCCGTGTTGCTCTACTCGATCGGCCAGCGCATCACCGACTACGGGCGCGGCACCTCCAGCACGACCTTCCACCCGATCTACCTGGTGCTGTGCGCCGGAGTTTCGCTGGCCTACCTCACAGGGGACCTGTTCAACCTGTTCGTGGCCTTCGAGATCATGCTCGCCGCCTCCTACGTGCTGATCACGCGGAGGACCACGGCCAACCGGGTGCGGGCCGGGATGACCTACACGATCGTGAGCCTGTCCTCCTCGGTGTTGTTCTTGACACTGATCGGGCTGGTCTACTCGGCCACGGGAACGGTCAACCTGGCCGATCTCGCCGCGGAGACGGAGAAGCTGCCCCGGGCGCTGTCGACCGCCCTCGCGTTGCTCATGGTCATCGTGTTCGGGGTCAAGTCGGCCATGGTCCCGCTGCATTTCTGGCTGCCGGACAGCTATCCCAACGCGCCTGCCCCGATCACGGCGATCTTCGCCGCGCTGCTGACCAAGGTCGGCATCTACGCGATGATCCGCACCCAGATCCTGGTCTTCGATCGCGGACCGAGCTGGCGACTGATGCTCGTGCTCGCCCTGGCCACGATGCTCGTCGGGGCGCTGGGAGCGCTCGCCCAGAACGACCTGAACCGGTTGCTCTCGTTCCTGCTGGTCAGCCACATCGGCTTCATGCTGTTCGGGCTCGGTGTGTACGACGTGGCCGGCCTGACGGGAGTGATCCTGTACATAGTGCACCACATCACCGTCCAGGCGGCGCTCTTCCTGGTCAGCGGTCTGGTCACGCGATACACGGGCACCGTGGCGCTGAGCAGGATGGGTGGGCTGGTGCGGATCTCGCCGCTGGTGGCGGTCCTGTTCGCCCTGCCCGCGCTCAGTCTGGCCGGTGTTCCCCCGTTCTCCGGCTTCGTCGCGAAGTTGGCGCTGTTGCAGTCCGGTGTCGGGGTCGGCACCGGCTGGGCTTACGTGGCCGCGGCGGGAGCGGTGCTGACCAGCCTGCTCACGCTCTACGCGGTGGCTCGCGTGTGGACCAGGGTCTTCTGGGGCCGCACCCGCCTCCCGGAAGGCGATCCGGATCCGACCGACGAGCTCGTCGTCGGCACGGGGGACACCTCGCGGGCGATGGTCCACGCCACGGGGATGCTGGTGTGCGTGACGGTGCTGGTCGCCGTGCTGGCGGGACCGCTCGCGGCTGTGAGTGAGCGGGCCGCGGAGGACCTGATCAGTGGTGAGGCCTACAGGACAGCGGTTCTGGAAGGTGGTGGGATCGGTGGCTGA
- a CDS encoding Na+/H+ antiporter subunit E, producing the protein MADHARERRSPRRRGEHVVSRKHPFGRLVRRIPLLVWLVLVWLLLWGTYDPGTVFFGVLVGVLVIVTFPSPPIATDIRLRPLRLVQLLSSLAWDLIASTVRVSWHAVVQGPRARAAIVAVTLVTDSDHLMAMVANAVSLAPGNFVLQLDRGNRICYVYALGCHADPSARVRGEVLAWERRVVRAVGTAEQVRMVERGYRGEGD; encoded by the coding sequence GTGGCTGACCACGCTCGGGAGCGCCGCTCCCCACGGCGGCGTGGTGAGCACGTCGTCAGCAGGAAGCACCCGTTCGGGCGGCTGGTACGCAGGATTCCGCTGCTGGTGTGGCTGGTGCTGGTCTGGCTGCTGCTGTGGGGCACCTACGATCCCGGTACCGTCTTCTTCGGGGTGCTGGTGGGGGTGTTGGTCATTGTCACCTTCCCCTCGCCTCCGATCGCCACCGACATCAGGTTGCGGCCGCTGCGTCTCGTACAGCTGCTGAGCTCCCTCGCCTGGGACCTGATCGCCTCGACCGTCCGTGTTTCCTGGCACGCGGTGGTCCAGGGGCCGCGGGCGCGGGCGGCCATCGTGGCGGTGACCCTGGTCACCGATTCCGATCACCTGATGGCGATGGTGGCCAACGCGGTGTCGCTGGCTCCGGGGAACTTCGTGCTGCAGCTCGACCGCGGGAACAGGATCTGCTACGTCTACGCGCTCGGCTGCCACGCGGATCCTTCCGCCCGCGTTCGCGGGGAGGTGCTCGCGTGGGAGCGCAGGGTGGTCCGTGCGGTGGGCACCGCCGAACAGGTACGCATGGTCGAGCGCGGTTACCGGGGGGAGGGCGATTGA
- a CDS encoding monovalent cation/H+ antiporter complex subunit F has protein sequence MGVVFSVTFGMLCVAGLLSLVRLLRGRGTLDRIVALDVFITLIVAATCVDMGLNRDGSNIALAAAFALLAFIGSVSAARLVERRESHR, from the coding sequence ATGGGCGTGGTGTTCTCGGTCACTTTCGGGATGTTGTGCGTGGCCGGGCTGCTGTCGCTGGTGCGGCTGCTGCGCGGGCGCGGCACCCTGGACCGCATCGTGGCCCTGGACGTGTTCATAACTCTGATCGTCGCGGCCACCTGCGTCGACATGGGATTGAACCGGGACGGTTCGAACATCGCCCTGGCGGCGGCGTTCGCGCTGCTCGCGTTCATCGGTTCCGTGAGTGCGGCCCGTCTCGTGGAGCGGAGGGAGTCGCACCGATGA
- the mnhG gene encoding monovalent cation/H(+) antiporter subunit G, which yields MNWLNLFSAVCLLGGAASCLFGAIGLLTFPDVAARLQAATKPQTLGLILVLIGSAVRLDIRDASGLILVGLFQALTAPVLAQLVGRAAYRAGSVREETLDADDLAKRIRRERDRTL from the coding sequence ATGAACTGGTTGAATCTGTTCTCCGCGGTGTGTTTGTTGGGCGGAGCGGCGTCCTGTTTGTTCGGTGCGATAGGCTTGCTCACATTTCCCGATGTGGCCGCGCGACTACAGGCAGCCACGAAACCACAAACGCTCGGGTTGATCCTCGTGTTGATCGGCAGTGCGGTGCGGTTGGACATCCGGGACGCTTCCGGGCTCATTCTCGTGGGATTGTTCCAGGCGCTGACGGCTCCGGTTCTCGCCCAGCTCGTGGGGCGCGCGGCTTATCGGGCCGGCAGTGTGCGGGAGGAAACACTGGACGCCGACGACCTGGCGAAGCGGATCAGACGCGAACGCGATCGCACTTTGTGA